TTTAACCCTTAATGCCTGACTTAAAATATCCCGAACAGTATCCTTTATAACCTCAGGATGCTCATCTTTGATTTCTTTAGAGAGTATCTGGGCAGCGATATAGATGTTATTAAGTGGATTATTCAGTTCATGAGCAATGCCCGATACGAGAGTACCTACAACCGCTAATTTTTTGCTTTGATATAGTTCCTTTTCTTTTTCTATAAGTCGGATTTCTCTATTCTTCAGGTCTACTGCCATATTATTGAATAATGTTATGAGTGCGGTTACTTCATCATGCTGTTTTGGAGAAATGGGGAAAGGAGAAAAATCCCCTGTACTTATTTTTTCAACTGTCTTCATTAAACTCTTTAATCTCATTACAACACCTTGAGAGATAACAAATAAACTTATAACTCCTGTAAGAAAGGATAAGGGCAGAAGAATAAAAATGGTTCTACTTGCAATACTGATTATGTTCTCGGCCCTTTCCCTTACTGATTTATCAAGTTCCTTAGATACAGTTAAAATTTCTTCTCCAATTTTTCTAAGCGAATCTGTATCTGATTTTATCTTATTAAGGATCTTGACCCTTTCATTCTGCCCTGTGGTTAGAAATCTTTGGAGCAATTCAGCACTTTCAAGTGGATGATCCAGAAAGGTTGAACCGATAAAAGTGAATACATAGGAATATTGAGCATTTTGATTTTTTAACCTCTTTAAATCATTCTGAAAAAAAGTGGTTGCCTTCATAATCCTACTGAATTTCTCCAAATATTCATCGAGCTTATGATCCAATTGGGCTAATTCCGGGACATTCTTATAATTTGGACTGTTCTCCTTGATAAGTCCTTTGAGTTCTGATATATAGGTGTAGACATTATCTGCTTCTTTAAAATCTCCATAAAGAAAAAGGTTCTTTTCGTGCCTCTTTAACTGAAGGGATTTACTTCTCATTGTATCAGAAAGTT
This Nitrospirota bacterium DNA region includes the following protein-coding sequences:
- a CDS encoding HAMP domain-containing sensor histidine kinase; the encoded protein is MLLKSKVILSFSISFLISAILGVSVYIGFNNIKKELRFLELSDTMRSKSLQLKRHEKNLFLYGDFKEADNVYTYISELKGLIKENSPNYKNVPELAQLDHKLDEYLEKFSRIMKATTFFQNDLKRLKNQNAQYSYVFTFIGSTFLDHPLESAELLQRFLTTGQNERVKILNKIKSDTDSLRKIGEEILTVSKELDKSVRERAENIISIASRTIFILLPLSFLTGVISLFVISQGVVMRLKSLMKTVEKISTGDFSPFPISPKQHDEVTALITLFNNMAVDLKNREIRLIEKEKELYQSKKLAVVGTLVSGIAHELNNPLNNIYIAAQILSKEIKDEHPEVIKDTVRDILSQALRVKGLVTNLLDFTREKEPEFRDVNLNQIINHAFQQLAKVSDLSKINFLLSSDKPEVIISADYTQLERVFFNLFNNAIDAMKDGGNLNIKILSEDGTVSVEVADTGNGMSKEILESIFEPFFTTKEKGTGLGLSIVYNVVKRHGGTISVKSEEGKGSTFTITLPRTHGS